One segment of Mycolicibacterium baixiangningiae DNA contains the following:
- a CDS encoding ABC transporter permease, whose protein sequence is MRRLRDGVPLLPFFAVLTIFLLVPTVTVVVSAFVADGAFSLDRVEALFTATALSALWKSVLLSGSTALIGAVLGAVLSWLIVSSPPESMVRRGVLALCSVLAQFGGVALAFAFLATVGLNGVLTLWIQQAVGWNLAGSGWLYSLSGLILVYTYFQIPLMVIVFVPALEGLREQWREAAVNLGASTWQYWREVGFPLLMPAFLGSLLLLFANAFAAYATAAALVSQGSPIVPLLIRSALTSEVVLGQSGFAYALALEMIVVVAVVMVAYNALVRRTARWLQ, encoded by the coding sequence GTGAGACGCCTGCGCGACGGGGTGCCGCTGCTGCCGTTCTTCGCCGTCCTGACGATCTTCCTGCTCGTCCCGACGGTGACGGTGGTGGTGAGCGCCTTCGTCGCCGACGGCGCCTTCTCGCTGGACCGCGTCGAGGCGCTGTTCACGGCGACCGCACTGTCGGCGCTGTGGAAGAGCGTGCTGCTCTCCGGCAGCACCGCACTCATCGGTGCGGTCCTCGGTGCGGTGCTGTCGTGGCTGATCGTCAGCAGCCCGCCGGAGTCGATGGTGCGCCGTGGAGTGCTCGCGCTGTGCAGTGTGCTCGCCCAATTCGGCGGTGTGGCACTGGCCTTCGCATTCCTGGCCACCGTCGGGCTCAACGGGGTGCTGACGCTGTGGATCCAACAGGCGGTGGGCTGGAACCTGGCCGGATCCGGCTGGCTGTACAGCCTGTCCGGGCTGATCCTGGTGTACACCTACTTCCAGATCCCCCTGATGGTCATCGTCTTCGTCCCCGCGCTCGAAGGGCTGCGCGAACAGTGGCGGGAGGCGGCGGTCAACCTCGGCGCCTCGACCTGGCAGTACTGGCGCGAGGTCGGCTTCCCACTCCTGATGCCCGCGTTCCTCGGATCGCTACTGCTGTTGTTCGCCAACGCCTTCGCCGCCTACGCGACCGCGGCCGCGCTGGTCAGTCAGGGCAGCCCGATCGTGCCCCTGTTGATCCGGTCCGCTCTGACCAGTGAGGTGGTGCTCGGCCAGTCCGGGTTCGCCTACGCGCTCGCGCTGGAGATGATCGTCGTCGTGGCGGTGGTGATGGTGGCCTACAACGCGCTGGTGCGCCGCACCGCGAGGTGGCTGCAGTGA
- a CDS encoding ABC transporter substrate-binding protein — MITSRLLAACTSALLISGLVACAPPEKESGGGETDSGVKVSEAVSAADFGGMDKLVEAAKSEGELNVIALPPDWANYGAIIDAFSKKYGIKVNSAQPDAASQDEINAANQQRGKSSAPDVFDLGQSVALANTGMFAPYKVETFDDIPAEFKDPDGTWVNDYGGYMSIGFDSAKVPPVTSVNDLLKPEYRGKVALNGDPTQAGAAFSGVMMVALSQGGSADDIAPGVEFFRKLKESGNFLPVDPTPATIESGQTPVVIDWDYLNAAETKKLPSWQVVVPPGPAVAGYYYQAVNKEAPHPAAARLWQEFLYSDEGQNLYLGGGARPVRAEPMQKAGTLDKAAWDALPAVEGEPVIVSVDQNKKATEYLAGNWASAIG; from the coding sequence ATGATCACTTCACGGCTGCTGGCAGCCTGCACATCCGCGCTCCTCATCTCCGGTCTGGTGGCCTGCGCCCCGCCGGAGAAAGAGTCCGGCGGCGGCGAGACCGACTCGGGCGTCAAGGTCTCCGAGGCCGTCTCGGCGGCCGACTTCGGGGGCATGGACAAGCTCGTCGAGGCGGCCAAGTCCGAAGGTGAGCTCAACGTCATCGCGCTTCCCCCGGACTGGGCGAACTACGGCGCGATCATCGACGCGTTCTCGAAGAAGTACGGGATCAAGGTGAACTCGGCGCAGCCCGACGCCGCCAGCCAGGATGAGATCAACGCCGCCAACCAGCAGCGCGGCAAGTCCTCCGCCCCCGATGTCTTCGACCTCGGCCAGTCCGTGGCCCTGGCCAACACCGGCATGTTCGCGCCGTACAAGGTCGAGACCTTCGACGACATCCCCGCCGAGTTCAAAGACCCAGACGGCACCTGGGTCAACGACTACGGCGGCTACATGTCGATCGGCTTCGACTCCGCCAAGGTCCCGCCCGTCACCAGCGTCAACGATCTGCTCAAGCCCGAGTACCGCGGCAAGGTCGCGCTCAACGGCGACCCGACGCAGGCCGGCGCCGCGTTCTCCGGCGTGATGATGGTGGCGCTGAGCCAGGGTGGGTCCGCCGACGACATCGCACCGGGCGTCGAGTTCTTCCGCAAGCTCAAGGAGTCGGGCAACTTCCTGCCCGTCGACCCCACGCCGGCCACCATCGAATCCGGCCAGACCCCGGTGGTCATCGACTGGGACTACCTCAACGCCGCGGAGACCAAGAAGCTGCCCAGCTGGCAGGTCGTCGTGCCGCCGGGACCCGCCGTCGCGGGCTACTACTACCAGGCCGTCAACAAGGAGGCCCCGCATCCGGCCGCCGCGCGCCTGTGGCAGGAGTTCCTCTACAGCGACGAGGGCCAGAACCTCTACCTCGGCGGCGGCGCACGGCCCGTGCGCGCCGAACCCATGCAGAAGGCGGGGACCCTGGACAAGGCGGCCTGGGACGCGCTCCCGGCTGTCGAGGGTGAGCCGGTCATCGTCTCGGTGGACCAGAACAAGAAGGCCACCGAGTACCTGGCCGGCAATTGGGCCAGCGCGATCGGCTGA
- a CDS encoding TIGR03668 family PPOX class F420-dependent oxidoreductase — MAEFDPVDRFSAAPAAALATINPDGAPHLVPVVFAVHNDTVYTAVDAKRKSTQRLRRLANIEADPRVCLIVDHYADDWSQLWWVRADGEAAIHHSGDEMAAGYAMLRQKYPQYQRLELDGPVVTVAVRRWSSWQA; from the coding sequence ATGGCGGAATTCGACCCTGTCGACAGGTTCTCCGCTGCCCCCGCGGCAGCGCTGGCCACGATCAACCCCGACGGCGCACCACATCTGGTGCCGGTGGTGTTCGCCGTGCACAACGACACGGTCTACACCGCGGTGGACGCCAAACGGAAGTCGACGCAGCGGTTGCGCCGGCTGGCCAACATCGAGGCCGATCCGCGTGTCTGTCTGATCGTCGACCACTACGCCGACGACTGGAGTCAGCTGTGGTGGGTGCGCGCCGACGGCGAGGCCGCCATCCACCACAGCGGGGACGAGATGGCCGCCGGTTACGCAATGCTGCGACAGAAGTATCCGCAGTATCAGCGCCTCGAGCTCGACGGCCCGGTCGTCACGGTGGCGGTGCGGCGATGGTCGTCGTGGCAGGCGTGA
- a CDS encoding cytochrome b, which yields MVVVAGVKRLRNGEHGYGVVTKVLHWLTVIVVAAQFGVGWSMEADDAVFDREKDRIDALEDTGEDRAEQQGEAAEERFEAELDRLDDELDAREDGYVADAASSLLNRDGFSDGLSLPEMHVLLGVSLILLALTRVIWRRMGGLPPWADHLGAGERRFEATLEKMLLTMLFMVPATGLILIAGGEHWLILHIAAQVVFLAVIAAHVGLILKHTVVRRNRHLSRML from the coding sequence ATGGTCGTCGTGGCAGGCGTGAAACGGCTACGAAACGGTGAGCACGGCTACGGCGTCGTCACGAAGGTGCTGCACTGGCTGACGGTGATCGTCGTCGCGGCGCAGTTCGGGGTCGGGTGGTCGATGGAGGCCGACGACGCGGTGTTCGATCGCGAGAAGGACCGCATCGACGCACTCGAGGACACCGGTGAGGACCGCGCCGAGCAGCAGGGCGAGGCGGCCGAGGAACGCTTCGAGGCCGAACTGGACCGACTCGACGACGAGTTGGACGCCCGCGAGGACGGCTACGTGGCGGACGCGGCATCGAGCCTGCTCAACAGGGACGGGTTCAGCGACGGCTTGTCGCTGCCGGAAATGCATGTGCTGCTGGGTGTTTCGCTCATCCTGTTGGCGCTGACGCGGGTGATCTGGCGCCGCATGGGAGGGCTGCCCCCGTGGGCCGATCACCTCGGCGCCGGCGAGCGGCGTTTCGAAGCGACGCTGGAGAAGATGCTGTTGACAATGCTGTTCATGGTCCCGGCGACCGGACTGATCCTGATCGCCGGTGGCGAGCATTGGCTGATACTGCACATCGCCGCACAAGTGGTCTTCCTCGCGGTCATCGCTGCGCACGTGGGCCTGATCCTCAAGCACACGGTGGTGCGACGAAACCGCCATCTGTCGCGGATGCTGTAG
- a CDS encoding HNH endonuclease signature motif containing protein codes for MFDESSSDELVAVIADSYREESTLVGRRVAAVAELLGRRTWEAEAEDPDCGYMIVTGLQRTSAEVAAVMNLPAGTASTLVANAEALDSRFPTVMAVLCAGDTDWRTVQIILKRTELVRDLSVLAALDSRLSSGVARWQSWSRKRVNNTVDAAVRALDPDAIRERETAEDNRHFDVIPVGNGTAKVDGVLDAESAVIVDEKLAALANGVCPQDPRTLDQRRADAVAAMAQGITLACRCPACSSAGTPAPTVDEGRGVRTVINVIADQSTVLGIGNKPGYLAGFGVIDAEVVRRMVERATLRVLTAPVVTAEEMRRYQPTAAVERFVRMRDLTCRFPGCDRPAERCDVDHTIPFNHVDPSKGGFTTPNNLKCLCRQHHRLKTFDNGWHDVQLPDGTIVWTSPTGRMYCTAPGGIELFPRMGPPACVEPKARRRNLSRERAKRVAHRRERNRTLRPVNAARRRLDAARKHEIENRKDRNRRRRTALLMLEHRRKANPYLRWINEPDQPETLPPDWQPPPEPHEPPF; via the coding sequence ATGTTCGATGAATCCTCGTCAGACGAGTTGGTGGCGGTTATCGCTGACTCCTATCGTGAGGAGTCGACGCTGGTGGGGCGCCGGGTGGCGGCGGTGGCGGAGTTGTTGGGTCGGCGCACGTGGGAGGCTGAGGCCGAGGACCCGGACTGCGGGTACATGATCGTGACGGGGTTGCAGCGAACCAGTGCCGAAGTGGCTGCCGTGATGAACCTGCCCGCTGGCACGGCCAGCACGCTGGTGGCCAACGCCGAAGCCCTGGACAGCCGCTTCCCGACAGTCATGGCGGTGCTGTGCGCGGGGGACACTGATTGGCGCACGGTGCAGATCATTCTCAAGCGCACCGAACTGGTTCGGGATTTGTCGGTGCTCGCCGCCCTCGACAGCAGGTTGTCGTCCGGGGTGGCGCGCTGGCAGTCGTGGTCGCGTAAACGGGTCAACAACACCGTCGACGCCGCGGTGCGCGCGTTGGATCCCGACGCCATCCGGGAACGCGAAACCGCTGAAGACAATCGGCATTTCGACGTCATCCCGGTGGGGAACGGCACCGCCAAAGTCGACGGGGTCCTCGACGCGGAATCGGCGGTGATCGTGGATGAGAAGCTCGCCGCCCTGGCCAACGGGGTGTGTCCGCAGGATCCGCGCACCCTGGACCAGCGGCGCGCGGATGCGGTGGCGGCGATGGCCCAGGGCATCACGCTGGCGTGCCGATGCCCGGCCTGCTCGAGCGCCGGCACACCCGCGCCGACCGTGGATGAGGGCCGTGGCGTGCGGACGGTGATCAATGTGATCGCCGACCAATCCACCGTGCTGGGTATCGGGAACAAGCCCGGGTATCTGGCCGGGTTCGGGGTGATCGACGCCGAGGTGGTGCGGCGCATGGTCGAGCGGGCCACCTTGCGGGTGCTCACCGCGCCGGTGGTGACCGCCGAAGAGATGAGGCGCTATCAGCCGACGGCGGCGGTGGAACGGTTTGTGCGGATGCGGGATCTGACGTGCCGGTTCCCGGGGTGTGACCGCCCCGCTGAGCGCTGCGACGTCGACCATACGATTCCGTTCAACCATGTCGACCCGTCCAAGGGTGGCTTCACCACCCCGAACAATCTGAAATGCCTGTGCCGCCAACATCATCGGCTCAAAACGTTCGACAACGGGTGGCATGATGTGCAATTGCCCGACGGCACCATTGTGTGGACGTCGCCGACCGGGCGGATGTACTGCACCGCCCCCGGCGGCATCGAGTTGTTCCCCCGGATGGGACCGCCGGCGTGTGTGGAGCCGAAAGCACGCCGTCGCAACCTGTCTCGGGAACGCGCAAAACGTGTCGCGCACAGGCGGGAGCGCAACCGCACCCTGCGGCCGGTCAACGCCGCGCGCCGCAGGCTCGACGCCGCGCGCAAGCATGAGATCGAGAACCGCAAGGACCGCAACCGTCGACGTCGCACCGCGCTGTTGATGCTCGAGCACCGAAGAAAAGCCAACCCGTACCTGCGCTGGATCAACGAGCCCGACCAACCCGAAACCCTCCCACCGGACTGGCAACCACCACCCGAACCCCACGAACCACCCTTCTGA
- a CDS encoding dihydroxyacetone kinase family protein, with amino-acid sequence MAHRYFLDSVDSFLPDALRGFVAANPEVTWHRDPGFLARRAPTPPGRVAVLSGGGSGHEPMHSGLIGSGLLDAVCPGPIFTSPNALQIAGATRHVHSDAGVLHIVKNYTGDMMNFRIARDIVRDEGIDTDVVVVADDVATESDGDGPGRRGTGATIVVEKVCGAAAAAGATLAEVTALGRRVAENARSMSVALDPCTVPGSDRPSFDLGPDEIEMGIGIHGESGTERTQWRPATQIVQALLERILASLDVAAGDRVIVVVNGLGSTHPLELNLVFGQVLEQLRAAEVRVVRSLVGTMITALDMRGASVTVARVDDEIVGLWDAPTDAPAWPRLAAAEPGDLVDTTVAEPDDGAASGPECGWLTTFVERVQGAVDELTALDRQVGDGDFGLNMSAALGHFDLPLRGSDAEVLDAIARSYFVRSGGTSGAVFGTLFRELSKAFAESDEFRAALAAGTGAGLESVVELGGAHVGDNTVVDALHPANEALQQGASLAEVARASVEGAESTRDRVARKGRASYVGEASRGATDPGALAISWLFEAAAG; translated from the coding sequence ATGGCGCACCGGTACTTCCTCGATTCGGTCGATTCCTTCCTGCCCGACGCGTTGCGCGGCTTCGTTGCGGCGAACCCCGAGGTCACCTGGCACCGGGACCCGGGCTTCCTCGCGCGCCGCGCGCCGACACCGCCGGGCCGGGTGGCGGTGCTCTCCGGTGGCGGGTCGGGGCACGAGCCCATGCATTCTGGGTTGATCGGTTCGGGGCTGCTGGACGCGGTCTGTCCGGGGCCGATCTTCACCTCGCCGAATGCGCTGCAGATCGCTGGTGCGACGCGCCACGTCCACTCCGATGCCGGCGTGCTCCACATCGTGAAGAATTACACCGGCGACATGATGAACTTCCGCATCGCGCGGGACATCGTGCGCGACGAGGGAATCGACACCGACGTGGTGGTGGTGGCCGACGATGTGGCCACCGAATCGGACGGCGACGGCCCGGGGCGGCGCGGCACCGGGGCGACGATCGTGGTCGAGAAGGTCTGCGGTGCCGCCGCGGCGGCCGGTGCGACGCTCGCGGAGGTGACAGCGCTCGGCCGACGCGTCGCGGAGAACGCGCGCAGTATGTCGGTGGCCCTCGACCCGTGCACCGTGCCCGGATCCGACCGGCCGTCATTCGACCTCGGACCGGACGAGATCGAGATGGGCATCGGCATCCACGGCGAGTCGGGTACCGAACGCACGCAGTGGCGTCCGGCGACCCAGATCGTGCAGGCACTGTTGGAGCGGATCCTCGCCTCGCTCGACGTGGCGGCGGGGGACCGGGTCATCGTCGTGGTCAACGGCTTGGGCAGCACGCACCCGCTGGAGCTGAATCTGGTGTTCGGGCAGGTGCTCGAGCAGTTGCGGGCAGCGGAGGTGCGGGTGGTGCGCAGCCTGGTGGGCACGATGATCACCGCGCTCGACATGCGCGGGGCGTCGGTGACCGTGGCACGGGTCGACGACGAGATCGTGGGGCTGTGGGATGCGCCGACGGATGCGCCGGCGTGGCCGCGACTCGCCGCTGCAGAACCGGGAGATCTGGTGGACACCACGGTGGCCGAACCTGACGACGGCGCTGCTTCGGGACCCGAATGTGGTTGGCTGACAACGTTCGTCGAGCGGGTGCAGGGCGCGGTCGACGAGCTGACCGCGCTGGACCGGCAGGTCGGCGACGGTGACTTCGGGCTGAACATGTCGGCGGCGCTGGGGCATTTCGATCTGCCGCTGCGAGGGTCGGACGCCGAGGTGCTCGACGCGATCGCACGCTCGTACTTCGTCCGGTCGGGTGGGACGTCCGGTGCGGTGTTCGGCACGCTGTTCCGTGAGCTGTCGAAGGCGTTCGCCGAGAGCGACGAATTCCGTGCGGCGTTGGCGGCGGGCACGGGGGCCGGTTTGGAGTCGGTGGTCGAACTCGGCGGGGCACACGTCGGGGACAACACCGTCGTCGACGCGTTGCATCCGGCGAACGAGGCGCTACAGCAGGGTGCTTCGCTGGCCGAGGTCGCGCGGGCGTCCGTCGAGGGTGCGGAATCGACGCGTGACCGGGTGGCCCGCAAGGGTCGGGCGAGCTATGTCGGTGAGGCGTCGCGCGGCGCGACCGACCCTGGCGCGCTGGCGATCTCGTGGCTGTTCGAGGCGGCGGCCGGCTAA
- a CDS encoding elongation factor G-like protein EF-G2, with the protein MADKTTSQPVPTADHPEAIRNVALVGPSGGGKTTLVEALLVAAGVLTRAGAVTEGTTVCDCDDIEVAQQRSVGLALAPLLHDGVKINLIDTPGYADFVGELRAGLRAADCALFVIAANEGVDEPTKLLWRECDAVAMPRAVVITKLDHARASYGEALSAARESFGDKVVPLYFLTGTELTGLLTGEPPGAPHLDEYTELRGTLIEGIIEESEDESLMERYLGGEDIDQASLIGDLEKAVAHGSFFPVIPVCSSSGVGTLELLEAVTRGFPSPLEHPLPELFTPQGAARPAPTCDPAGPLLAEVVKTTSDPYVGRVSLTRVFSGTIRPDMTVHVSGHFSSFFGAADDSVTGSGHPDHDEDERIGTLSFPLGRQQRPAPSVVAGDICAIGRLTRAETGDTLSDKADPLVLRPWAMPEPLLPVAVAPRAKTDEDKLSVGLTRLAAEDPTLHIEQNPQTHQIVLWCMGEAHAAVVLDALSRRYGVTVDVIDLRIPLRETFGGSAKGHGRHVKQSGGHGQYAVCDIEVEPLPEGAGLEFVDRVVGGSVPRQFIPSVEKGVRAQMDKGLSLEGAPGYPVVDVRVTLVDGKAHSVDSSDFAFQMAGALALRDAAAATTVNLLEPVDTVSITVPDDLVGAVMGDLSGRRGRVLGTERSGADRTVVLAEVPQAELVRYAVDLRSLSHGAGVFHRSFARYEPMPENAAARVRAAS; encoded by the coding sequence ATGGCGGACAAGACGACGTCGCAACCGGTGCCCACCGCGGACCACCCCGAGGCCATCCGCAACGTCGCACTGGTGGGGCCGTCCGGCGGCGGGAAGACGACCCTGGTCGAGGCCCTGCTGGTCGCCGCGGGTGTGCTCACCCGCGCCGGCGCGGTCACCGAGGGCACGACGGTCTGCGACTGTGACGACATCGAGGTGGCCCAGCAGCGTTCGGTCGGTCTGGCGCTCGCCCCGCTGCTCCACGACGGCGTCAAGATCAACCTGATCGACACCCCCGGCTACGCCGACTTCGTCGGGGAACTGCGCGCCGGCCTGCGCGCCGCTGATTGTGCGCTGTTCGTGATCGCCGCCAACGAGGGTGTCGACGAGCCGACGAAACTACTGTGGCGGGAGTGCGACGCGGTGGCCATGCCGCGCGCGGTGGTGATCACCAAACTCGACCACGCCCGCGCCTCCTACGGCGAAGCCCTCAGTGCCGCCCGGGAATCGTTCGGCGACAAGGTGGTTCCGCTGTACTTCCTCACAGGCACCGAGCTGACCGGCCTACTCACCGGCGAACCACCCGGCGCGCCCCATCTCGACGAGTACACCGAACTGCGCGGCACCCTCATCGAGGGCATCATCGAGGAGTCCGAGGACGAATCGCTGATGGAGCGCTACCTCGGTGGCGAGGACATCGACCAGGCTTCGCTCATCGGCGACCTGGAGAAGGCCGTCGCCCACGGCTCCTTCTTCCCGGTGATCCCGGTCTGCAGCAGCAGCGGTGTGGGCACCCTCGAACTACTCGAGGCGGTGACCCGCGGCTTTCCTTCTCCGCTGGAACACCCACTGCCCGAGCTGTTCACCCCCCAGGGCGCTGCCCGCCCGGCCCCGACGTGCGATCCAGCCGGCCCGCTGCTGGCCGAGGTGGTCAAGACGACCTCGGACCCCTACGTCGGCAGAGTGAGCCTCACCCGGGTGTTCTCGGGGACGATCAGGCCCGACATGACCGTGCACGTGTCGGGCCATTTCTCGTCCTTCTTCGGCGCGGCGGACGACTCGGTGACCGGCTCCGGTCACCCCGACCACGACGAGGACGAACGCATCGGCACCCTGTCTTTCCCGCTGGGCAGACAGCAGCGACCCGCACCGTCGGTAGTGGCCGGAGACATCTGCGCGATCGGCAGGCTGACCCGCGCGGAAACCGGAGACACGTTGTCCGACAAGGCCGATCCGCTGGTACTGAGACCGTGGGCCATGCCCGAACCGCTGCTGCCGGTCGCGGTGGCGCCGCGTGCGAAAACCGATGAGGACAAACTGTCGGTGGGTTTGACGCGGCTGGCCGCCGAGGATCCGACGCTGCACATCGAGCAGAACCCGCAGACGCACCAGATCGTGCTGTGGTGCATGGGTGAGGCGCACGCCGCCGTCGTCCTCGACGCTCTGTCCCGGCGTTACGGCGTGACGGTGGACGTGATCGACTTGCGCATTCCGCTGCGGGAGACGTTCGGCGGCAGCGCCAAAGGCCACGGCCGTCACGTGAAGCAGTCCGGCGGGCACGGTCAGTACGCGGTCTGTGACATCGAGGTCGAACCGCTCCCCGAAGGCGCCGGCTTGGAGTTCGTCGACAGGGTCGTCGGTGGATCCGTTCCGCGACAGTTCATCCCGAGCGTCGAGAAGGGGGTGCGGGCGCAGATGGACAAGGGCCTTTCCCTCGAGGGGGCCCCCGGCTATCCGGTGGTCGACGTCCGGGTGACGCTGGTGGACGGCAAGGCCCACAGCGTGGACTCTTCCGACTTCGCCTTCCAGATGGCCGGTGCGCTGGCGCTGCGTGACGCCGCCGCGGCGACGACCGTCAACCTGCTCGAACCCGTTGACACCGTGTCCATCACGGTGCCCGACGATCTCGTGGGTGCGGTGATGGGCGATCTATCCGGCAGGCGTGGCCGCGTGCTGGGGACCGAGCGATCGGGTGCCGACCGCACGGTCGTCCTCGCCGAAGTGCCCCAGGCCGAACTCGTCCGCTACGCGGTGGATCTGCGCTCCCTGTCCCACGGCGCGGGCGTCTTCCACCGATCCTTCGCCCGGTACGAGCCGATGCCGGAGAACGCGGCGGCCAGGGTCCGCGCCGCGAGCTGA
- a CDS encoding carboxymuconolactone decarboxylase family protein codes for MLTPLPAEEWDDRTRAALESAVPPERRDPDSAGNALATLARHPDLAAKFLPFNTYLMEHATLPPRLRELVILRVAHQHGCAYEWVHHRAIGKMAGLSDADVEAARTGAAAGAFDRLVLTAVDEMHHGSQISPQTWEALGERLDERARMDLIFIAGGYGVLATALNTFRVEPEPWAGQPEFYETD; via the coding sequence ATGCTGACGCCGTTGCCCGCCGAGGAATGGGACGACCGGACCCGCGCAGCGCTCGAGAGTGCGGTGCCGCCGGAGCGCCGCGACCCCGACTCGGCGGGTAATGCGCTGGCCACGCTGGCGCGTCACCCCGACCTGGCCGCCAAGTTCCTGCCGTTCAACACGTATCTGATGGAGCATGCGACACTGCCTCCCCGATTGCGGGAGCTGGTGATCCTGCGCGTCGCACACCAACATGGCTGCGCGTACGAGTGGGTCCACCACCGCGCGATCGGGAAGATGGCCGGCCTGTCAGACGCCGACGTCGAGGCGGCGCGTACGGGTGCGGCCGCCGGCGCGTTCGACCGACTGGTGCTCACCGCCGTCGACGAGATGCACCACGGGTCGCAGATCAGCCCGCAGACGTGGGAGGCGCTGGGGGAGCGCCTCGACGAGCGGGCCCGGATGGACCTCATCTTCATCGCCGGCGGTTACGGGGTGCTGGCGACCGCGCTCAACACCTTCAGGGTGGAACCCGAACCCTGGGCGGGCCAGCCGGAGTTCTACGAGACCGACTGA
- a CDS encoding MCE family protein: protein MASSGSAWERRLTKWRFDPPLKVAFLITALIVALVLTLVWMQFRGAFTPEVKLKMIAERSGLSMDPGAKVTYNGVPIGRVDTVSAIDDNGKPAAELALAVHPEYVDLIPANVEVGIRATTVFGNKYISFSAPENPVPQRIASNDVIRVDSVSTEFNTLFETVVSVAEQVDPIKLNQTLTATAEALDGLGDRFGQSVVNGNEILADLNPQMPQIRRDTQLLADLADVYGDAAPDLFDGLNNAVTTARTLNEQRGNLDQALMAAVGFGNTGGDVLERGGPYLVRGANDLVTVSETLDRNSPSLFCMIRNWHDAEPAFTEFNGGNGYSVNLHNTVQGASNPWVYPDNLPRVNATGGPEGRPGCWQKVTRDLWPAPYLVLDTGASIAPYNHLELGQPLAIEYVWGRQIGENTINP, encoded by the coding sequence GTGGCTTCGTCGGGGTCGGCGTGGGAGCGTCGGTTGACCAAGTGGCGGTTCGATCCGCCGCTGAAGGTCGCCTTCCTGATCACCGCGCTGATCGTGGCGCTCGTGCTGACGCTGGTGTGGATGCAGTTCCGCGGCGCCTTCACCCCCGAGGTGAAGCTGAAGATGATCGCCGAGCGGTCCGGCCTGTCGATGGATCCGGGCGCGAAGGTCACCTACAACGGCGTGCCGATCGGTCGCGTCGACACGGTCTCGGCGATCGACGACAACGGAAAACCCGCCGCCGAACTCGCCCTCGCCGTCCACCCGGAATATGTGGACCTCATCCCCGCCAACGTCGAGGTGGGGATCCGGGCCACCACCGTGTTCGGCAACAAGTACATCTCATTCTCCGCCCCGGAAAACCCTGTCCCGCAACGCATTGCGAGCAACGACGTGATCCGCGTCGATTCGGTGTCCACGGAGTTCAACACGCTGTTCGAGACGGTGGTCTCGGTGGCCGAGCAGGTCGACCCGATCAAGCTCAACCAGACGCTGACCGCCACGGCCGAAGCTCTCGACGGGCTCGGTGACCGCTTCGGCCAGTCCGTCGTCAACGGCAACGAGATCCTCGCCGACCTCAACCCGCAGATGCCGCAGATCCGGCGCGACACCCAGCTGCTCGCCGATCTCGCCGACGTCTACGGCGACGCCGCACCCGACCTGTTCGACGGCCTGAACAACGCCGTCACCACCGCCCGCACCCTTAACGAGCAGCGCGGCAACCTCGACCAGGCGCTCATGGCCGCGGTCGGCTTCGGCAACACCGGTGGTGACGTGCTCGAACGCGGCGGCCCCTACCTCGTGCGCGGCGCCAACGACCTTGTCACAGTGTCCGAGACGCTGGATCGCAACAGCCCGTCGCTGTTCTGCATGATCCGGAACTGGCACGACGCCGAACCGGCCTTCACCGAATTCAACGGCGGCAACGGGTACTCGGTGAACCTGCACAACACCGTGCAGGGCGCGTCGAACCCGTGGGTCTATCCCGACAACCTGCCGCGGGTGAACGCCACGGGCGGGCCCGAAGGCCGTCCCGGCTGCTGGCAGAAGGTCACCCGCGATCTGTGGCCCGCGCCGTATCTGGTCCTGGACACCGGCGCCTCCATCGCTCCCTACAACCACCTCGAACTCGGCCAGCCGCTGGCGATCGAGTACGTGTGGGGCCGCCAGATCGGCGAGAACACCATCAACCCCTGA
- a CDS encoding sigma-70 family RNA polymerase sigma factor yields MHHDFAPQDFQKATAPLLPELHQRALRLTRNHHDAEDLVQETMVNAFRGYRGYTEGTNLRAWLYRIEMNTFINEYRKDRRRPALQLTPDFPDTDVTTAGQRGGPAWRSAEDDALDRLPDRELRAAFQALPEQFRMAVYYADVAGYAFKEIAELTGAPLGTVMSRLHRGRTQLRSLMLTGERRPAELRAA; encoded by the coding sequence ATGCACCACGACTTCGCTCCCCAGGATTTCCAGAAGGCCACCGCGCCGCTGCTGCCTGAACTGCACCAGCGGGCGCTGCGGCTGACCCGCAACCACCACGACGCCGAGGATCTGGTGCAGGAGACCATGGTCAACGCGTTCCGCGGCTACCGCGGCTACACCGAAGGCACGAATCTGCGCGCCTGGCTGTACCGGATCGAGATGAACACCTTCATCAACGAATACCGGAAGGACCGGCGCCGTCCGGCACTACAGCTCACTCCGGACTTCCCGGACACCGATGTCACCACGGCCGGTCAACGCGGGGGCCCGGCATGGCGGTCGGCCGAGGACGACGCCCTGGACCGGCTGCCCGACCGTGAGCTGCGCGCGGCGTTCCAGGCGCTGCCGGAGCAGTTCCGGATGGCGGTCTACTACGCCGACGTCGCCGGGTACGCGTTCAAGGAGATCGCGGAGTTGACGGGGGCGCCGCTGGGCACGGTGATGTCGCGGTTGCACCGCGGCCGCACGCAACTGCGCAGCCTGATGCTGACCGGTGAGCGCCGTCCCGCCGAGCTCCGGGCGGCCTAG